TAATTGTTATGGTCTGCTTTTGCTGAACCACATCATTTATTCTGATATCATTTCTAGCAGTAGTTCATAATAAGGAAAGAAGACGGATTAAAGTATAGGAAATCTCAGTTTAGTTCTCAGGTCTGTTGTTGCATGTTTGCATGACTCCAAGAAAGTTGCTTCATAGTTTTTAATACTTTGATCATATGTTATTTGGGATAGTTTTCATTCTGTGTGGTATGGCACCTGTCACAGTGATTTTTTAATGCTAGCTCCATAATAGAATTTAACAGCCCCCTTAAAGACAACAGGAACACAAGGCCAGTGTTTTTCTGTTGTCATAACGTGGGCAGCCCAGAGATGATATCCAGCTCTTTTCAGCTTCTAGTGGCTCAGAAAGAGGTGGGCTGTGAGTCCTGTGGGAGGAGAGTGTACCTTTCCTACTTGAGCTGTCAGGATACAAGAAAAGTTAATGCATTTCCCAGAAAAGTGGTGTGTGGCTCTTCAATGGGAAAAGTTGATTGGCCACATGCAGCAAGCCTGGCAAAGGGAGGAAAGATGAGTAGGAGGATGAAGATCAAGCCCCTTGAAATGATGAGAAGGCAAGCATCCCAACTGGTATACTTTTGATTGAAAGTTGCACCCATGTTAATCAGGGGTTCTTCTAGATAGAGGCATAATGATGAAAATAGTCAGTTGAAGCTGAGAAGCAGAATTGACCTTTCTGCTAAATTTGAGTTACATTCTCCTCattaaaagaagagaagaagctTCCTTTACCCTGTATGTTCTCTATAGCCAAGCATGCCCTAAAGATACAAAATTCGCATTAGACCTCCCACTCAGGTATTAAAACCAGCTTGCTGTTTTTGTCAACTGCTGTTTACTGGTTATTTCAATGGAATCTGATGACCCAGTTTACATGCAGGAtttctgttgtttatttttttttgtaactgttGCATAGGGAAGAACATGGATCTCAGAGATTCTGGGAAAGTTAACATGTGATAGTGTAAGTGAAGTTAAGAGACTTGGTTATGCCTTTCTAaggttttgttcctcttttcAGATACACCAGCATCCACTGCCCATGATTCATGTTGATGCATTCCTGTATGATGATGATGTTGTTGATTCATTGTGTGAGGAGGGTAAAATGAGTAGGAGCTACTGCACAGAGTGTGGCTCATACAAAACTGCATCTTTAGGTAAGTGTTCTTTTGGGAACAAGAGAAACAAATTGAGTTTAACTAAACTGGTTTGTGCTGTGACTCAGCTGGACAAGACAATATCCAGCTGATGGAGGACTTTGTCCAGACTGGTGCAATACACAGGCCGGAATAATTTCCCATAAGCAGTGGAAGGAGCCTCCTACATGTGTAAGTTGAATTAATTTACAGTGTATGAGTGACAGTTGTTGCCCACAAAAACTGGGCAGATAAGCGGTAGGCTATGTACCACTGGAAAGGAAGATGCAAGAGGAAGACAATACTGTAGAGTCCATGCAGTAGCCTCACATGCAGTCTCTCACATGCTGAAAAATAGAAAGCACCATCTGTCTTAAAGCTGGTGTGTGGTGTGGTACAGATCAGTGCTGTTGCCAGTATAGCACAGCCATTGAAGGAATGGTTTATATGGACAACATTCCATTCATTAAAATTTTGGAGTTGAAATTAAAGCTATTAATATGTCTGCCCATAAAAAGTTTTGTGTAGATTGTGTTGAGCCTTAGGGACtacatttcctttttcacttAAAAAGTTCCAAGTTACTTTGTTTTATATTCTTTAACGTAAGTTACTGTGCAGAAAAAGGTGATTCAGTTTCATGAAGGATTTCAAAATTCTCCATGTAAGGCAAGGAATCCACAGACTTGGGACAGGCTGCTTGGCTGATTACCTCTGATCTGCAAACCCTGGTGTTCCAAGGTGCCCAGCGCTAGTGCAAGCAAGAAACCACACAAGTTTTCAGTGAGGATGATTCTTCAGGTTACTATTTCAGTGGTTAATTACATAGTAGTTAGTACTGCCCACCCAACACCTTTGTTCTGTTCTTATTTCCCAGAGTTTATTTCGCATTCCTTTTCCCTCATGGAACTGAAGTTTCTTTATCAACATGTACTGCCTGACCTGACAGGAAAGGTAGTGGTTGACGTTGGCTCCAGGCTTGGTGCAGTGCTATTTGCGGTAACTTCCAGCACAGGaattcatattttattactgtgacaaacattttccctcttttctgaCTGCGTACTCTCATTACTCAATCTTGGATGGGTCATTCTGATCTGACTCTCTGAATAGTGTAAGATGCTGTTTACTAGCAATTTCAGTTCTTCTTCTGTTCCTTGGAAGAGGGAATACAAATGATCTTGCTTATGGAGAGGAAAAGTCTGTTGTCCAACAGAGTAGCATATTGCTGCTCATCACACATGCTGCTCCTTTGCTCATTCCTGCTGTCTCTTTCATAAGTATGTCCTCTTATATCTTGACCATGCCTATATATAGATTATTTATGTTAAATTCCTTTATGAAGCTGATAAACTGTTAAAATATACAAAGGAAGACTTTGATATGAATTTGTCTCCAAAAACATattgtcctgctctgcattttaaaatgcacataAAATACTTCATTGAGAAACTTGAGTGCAATTTTGATTGCTTTTGGCATGGCTGGTACAACATATGGCCAACAGCAATGCAAAACACACATTActactttctttaaaaagtcaaTGTGTGTTTAGGGCTCAATCTTGCAAACACTTGAGCATGTGATTTTACTCATTTGAATAATCTAATTTTGGGATCACTCAAATGAGGGAAGTTACTCCcatttgtaaatatttgcagCATTGGGTCCTTAAATGGTAACACTTTTGCTAGgctgattttgttttgaagtattTAAATGCTTGTATTATTACAGTAGAAGATAGCTCTCAAAGCAGTCTTTCAAAATACAGTTCTGCTTTGTAACATGGTCTTGCCTTGGAGGAGGGGTGACTTCACCTTGACAGGTGGCTTTTCTACTCTGTGAGTTGAATGGTTTCAGAAAACCTTAATAACGAAGTTGTAATACATGTGATTCTCAGATATTCCATATTCTCAcctttgttttgtctttgccATTGTTGGCAAAGTGTAATTATTGTGCTCAGTGGAGACAGTGGCACTTAAAAGCAGTGTCTTTATTGGGGCATTCTACGCTCAAGTATCtatactttttttctctaacaTTTCCAACAACTTCCCAAAACCTTAGTCCAAAACTGAACTATTTTTTGGGCTTAATATTAAGTCATGATTTGGCTTTTATTTACATGGATACCTGGTGGAAGCATCTGAAAATGTCAGTAATAGAGTAACTTAGAGGTTCTGACAAAGACTTGGTATTGAAATATCCCACTGTATTATTGGTACACTGTCCTCCATGTTCACTCATTTTGACTATGTTATATCtcatgtttttgttcttttctcttgatattttcttcttcaattctcccaagaaacaaaaataacatgTAGAGTCTTTTCCCTTCACACTATTTTTGTAACTTGTTTTGaacaccttttttctttcatagactattttccatctgttttgaAGTTGAAGTGAACTTGgagcttttttctcttcttgttaTTTTGATGTGTCATTTTGGATCTCTTACTAAAATTTGTGAGGCTTAAGTGGGAATTGCCAAATCAGGAGCTAAGCTCTGAGTAATATTTCACATTCACTGAAAGACATTTCTCAactctattttaaaatgtttttttcaatcttaacttgtattttattctcttctttttaaatgagaatttttaacttattttaaaGGCATCACAGTTACtatatttccttttcctaatGTAGGGTTATCTTTATAGCTCAGCTTCCCAGCTGTATGGAGTAGAAATGAATGCAGACTTTTGCCAATTGCAAGAAATGATGATTACAAAGTACGAGTTCATTGACAGAATAAAGGTAACTAAATATATGTTTtagtttatgtatttttaagcaCTGTGTTCAAGGTGCCTGGTTTAAGTGAGTGGCTGGTAAATCAGCATTCTGAGaagtttctgccttttcttcttttgatcCTAAACAAAGGTTTGCATTAGGAAAAAAGATCTTGTAtcagagagaaagagggaaattatcaaaatattaattacttaGCCTTTTTCCTTGACTGGACTTACCCTTTAGCTCGCACAAAACAGATATATCTTAGCTGATTCTCCCAGTGAAATCAATTACATCATTGCCACTCACATCTGTGAAACTGAGTGTATAAAGGATTTCTGTCACAAACACAAAAGTAAATGTCTGTAATTCACTTTTGTTAGTAGAAAAATGTTTGTAGGATTTGCAAATTTGGATCTAAGGACATCTAAAGAACTTAGAATTATCCGTATTTCCTTTATAGAATGTCAGTGTTTGTGTACCTTCCACAAGGTAAAATGGGTTTCAAACAAAGTGCTatcaatatgtgaataatttccCTAGTTTCATTATGGGAATAGTTACTAATagttcaaaaaggaaaaaaaatttcctttctgggCCACACCCATTATTTTGTTACCAGCAAAAATTGGTAAGTAGAATATGCTGAGTAGGATACTGTATGCACGTGCTCTTGAATGAAGTCAAAACAGGCTGCTGAGTATAGTAATTTCTTGGGTATAAGGTAACCCAATTTTAAActagaaagaaataataaacataaaatatttaatacaggGTGAGCAGTGTCATTGGGTTGCTCAATTCACAGTTGCTGACAGTTTATCCATAACCTTTGGACTTTGCGTATGTTTTGTGTTTATAACACTTTATTGTGATGAAACTGAAAGTACAGTTAGGAACTCTGTCAAGTTAATTCAGTGGAGCTGGAGATCTATAAGCATGCTTTTTAGCcctgtatattttttattataagcttttatgtattttcttcacACCTTGTAATTGTGCTGAAGTATTCATTTCGGAGCATAAAGATAAGATAATAGGTTTTCAAAGCAGTGCCCGAGGACTTAGCTATTTGAGTCTCATTAAATGCTAATTTAGTCATGTGACTGCTGTTATCACACTGCTTTGAACATTTCAATCTTAGATTTTTATTTCGCCCCGAAATGAATCCTCTCTAGAGGTACATATTAGCTTGAAGAATTGTGAGAATCCAGATGCTGGTCATAATTCATGACACAAGTTTGAAAAACTTTTTAGGGACTCTTGTTAAAtagagattaattttttcaaaatgattctgaatttttattagAATATGTTCCTAAAGGATAGCAAAGTGAAATGGTATCTTTAGTGGCCAAATCTCTGAGTGAACCTTATGTTTCTTTGGTAAACACTTGGTTTGTTAAAGTACGTAGAAGGTTGCTCAGCATCTTTTGCCATTTGAGGAAACACTTAGATACTGGGAGGAAAGTAAACAGTTCAACAGATCTTAGGAAACTTGAGACCTTAATTCAGAAATTGCCTGTAATCATGAAAGACTTGGTGTGTATTCCATTGGATGACAAGGCAGTTTTAAAATCAGTTGCTGCCTCCTATGTTGTACTGGCATACAGCCCAGCAGATCAGAGAACCAGTTCAGCTGAAACCAAACCCAGCAATATTGGGATTTTGACTGGAGCAGTACTTGGGTTGGCTTACTGTTCAGCCACATGTGCTTATGtggtcccaaattccccaagaGCAATGAGGATGCATTTGGGGAGAATGAGGTGCTTAGGTCACTTTGGTCAGTATGGTCACCTATGGTCACATTCATTTTAGGTCAAGTCTTAAGTATCGTTCAAGTCAAGGAAACATCAAGATACATTCCGAGTTTTCCAGTAGTTTAAGCATCTTTCTGAATTGTGGTTTAAAATATTGGTATCCTATATCAGTATCCTGCCATTAGTATCCTATTCTGTGCATGGGgttgttcctccccaggtgcaggaccctgcatttgcctttgctgaatttcagaagGTTCCTCTCTGCCCATCCCTCCATGGTATCAGCCACACCTCCCAGCTTCCTGCCATCAGTGAACTTGCTGAGGAGGCCTCCCCCCTTCATCCAGGTCATTCATGGATAAATTAAACAATACTGGACCCTcaagggacagcagcagtgacagaccTCCAACTGGACCCTGTGCCACTGTGAATGACCCTCTGGGGTCTGCCATTCAGTCAATTCTCAATCCTCACTGTGCACTCCCCCAGCCCTCACACCCTGAGTTTGCCTGCGAGGATGTTGTGAGAAACAGTGTCAGAAGCCCTGCTGAAGTCAAAGTAGACAAAATTCACTGATCCCTCATCCATCCAGGTAGTTGGTTCATCACAGCAGTCAATCAGGTTGGTTAAGCATGACTTAACTTTAGTGAATCTATGCTGACTACTACTTATCCCTTCAAAAGATATTCCAATTTACGTTTCTCTTCGTATTTGGGATGCAGAAgaatagaatatcctgagttgaaAAGGACCCATGTGGATCATTGAGTCATGATTGATTTCTCTGTCTTTaggaggaaataaaacacatcaATGTGTTAATGAGCATCCATATTCTCCTGTCTCACTTGTTTTGAAAAATGACGTGATGTGCTAACATCATATAGGTGAAGGTAGATAAAATCACaacagctcctctgtgctgacTGGAGAGACAGTTATTTAGTAGGATCCTCCAGTGCTACTGAGCATCCTGCCTTTCCAGCATTTGCAGTCCTAATATGAATTCAGCTGTCAAATCTGGTTTTGTAGTCTTTTCTAGCTATAATCCTTCAGTAACCCACTGACCCTGTGAGATGCCTTTTAGTATCCTCAAAATAGCTTCAACTAGCTTAACTTCTTTCCTGAAATCACTGGTCATTTGTGATAAAATATAGGAAAGTGAAATGTAACAGCCGCAACATACATCATCTCCTCTTTTATGGCACACAGTTCTAAACCAAAATTtagatgcattttattttatttagaataaTGGATTGAGTATTTTAATTAGAAGAGTTAaacctgttttggttttgggtttttttgtttgtttttttttttgtttttgtttttgaaaggtTATTATGGTATGATAGTTTTATCTACTCTGAAGCCAGTGAAATACCTGTTTTGGTGACTGGTTCAAAAGGGTGGTAGCAGGTGCTGTATAAGGCTGACAGGCTTCATGACTTCTCAAAGGCTGTATTCATCTCTTAATTTATGCCTTGGgaaatttttctccttcaggtGGTTCATGCAGACATCTGTACTCAGCCCTCACTTCTGCAGAAGGCTGATGTTGTTGTAATGAATAATgtctttgaatattttcttgacAGACGGGAACAGGCCAGGTAAGCTCTGTGTCCAAACAAGTTACCTATTTCTTTGGCAATATGTGTGTAACCTTGTGAATTATGGAAAACCTTAAGGTTGTGCTTTTTGAAGGCACATGCATAATTTATGTAAGGAAATTGTTTCATACTGCCTGCTTTTAATTGTTATACTTAACTGCTAAGGTGTTCTGGCGGTTGTTTATTGTTAAACCCACTAAACACTGCTGCTTTGTTTACCCAAACCTTGGCTTGAATCCTTGCACTGATATGTTAAAATAATATCTTGCTTCTAAAGaatctgaaattactgtatcagCATAAGCCTTAGGACAGCCACTGACTTTTAGATGTCAGAGCTTTAATATATACAGACTACAAAGCATGGGTATGAATGATATTTCTAATAGATATTCGTAAGGATGTGGTAGCAAACAAACATGTGGCTAAAGTTCTCTTTCAGGTACAAGATACTCACAGGTGAGCTTTGGCTAATCCAGCAGCAtccatttaaaatgtaaataactCGATCACCCAACGTTTAGAATGGACAGTCAGAATGATGGAGTACCTGTTTCTCCACTTAGTCTCAGCCAAGTCTGACATTCTGTAGCAGCTTCAGCTGAGgcttgccctgctgccctggatACCAGGTGACAATGCCAGCCAGAGAGGCGCAGAGTAGATGGGTGAAGGACAGTGGGTGTTTCAAAATGCCAGGAGATATGTTTCCAGGCACATGACTGAGAATTCGTTTGATTCTGTCATAACTTGGTGATAGTGGTTTAGTGTTGCATTAGTAGCACGAAGACAAATGACATTTGAAGAATGCTggaaattaaattcattttagTCTGAATTCCCATGCTGTGAGAAATGATCTTACttgcaaaatcaaaaaaaaaaaaaaaaggaatgctgGCGGCTATATTTAAATACTCTGATTACTAATGTCTTAAGAGAAGTACTTGTGTCACGACTGTACACGAAGTATGTGTGTAAAGGGCAGCTTGTTGTGAAGCTTAATAAAGGACTGCACTTCAGGACTGGATTTTCTTcaaacccaaaaattaaaaatgtatcaaaTGTCAGTGTTTAATCCTTGTTCAAAGTGAAAGTCTTGACTGCCAAATGATATGCATGTATGTGTGAGAATTATAAAGTTACAAAATCTAACATTGTAAGATCATATATTCCCTGTGGTTTTAATACAACGCTTGGTTTTATTCCTGTAAATACATTTGCTTAGATATTAATAATGACTGATAAGCATGTATTCCAAAGTCTTTAAGCTTAGTCTACCTCTGGCCAATAAACTGCAAGTGTTAGATTCATTATACATCAAATATgggtgttttttcccaaaaaacctGGTCACCTACCTTTAAATATGTTTCAGAGCTTGGGAGTTTATTGCTTGTAATGTAAGGAAAAGAGGGTCCTTATTAGTGACAGTTCCAAGTCTTGAGGAATCACTTTCAAAGCTCCAGGTAAGTTCCCTCAGCCTGTTTTAGCTGacacacttttttattttctgtcaaagtGGAATTTCTGTAGTTAGCTGCTTGCCAGTATTGCTGTAAGGAAGGGTATATACAATTTTGTGCAGAGATTGAAAGGTGGAAGACTTTGGATTCTGTTTTGAGGTTGACCACCAACACATCTTCCTGTACTTTGATTGTCCTCATATGAAGAGGAAAATCCCAGCCTCTATCAGTAGGCTGCATGAATCATTATATTAACATGTGTATTAATATGGCAGTATGAGCTTTTGGAAGTACAGATTAGTGAGAGATGTGGTGTCCCAAGTAGCCAAGTGACTACCATCAGGCATCTTGAATCAGCTACATAGCTTTAAATTGCAGTTGGAAGCAAACACAATGACAGTGCATCTGTCAAAGACGTTGAATGCTCTGTCCTGTTCCATGAGTAGGAGCTGCTCCCAACAGGCCACCCTCTGCTCTGTCCATTCTGTTGTTGGTCATCGGTAGATCATGTGTGGGATACATAGTCAAATTACGTGGCCTAGCTTTCATTGGGAAACAAAACACTGATCACACATGACAAGGTTATGTATAAAGTGACTTACAACAGTAGTTAGTTTTAGAGAAACTGAATCACTTGTTGCATGTGTGCTGATGGGTGAAGTAGATCCTCAGCCCCAAGAGTAGCAATGGTGTCATTTGACATTCTCTTGGAGCAGGCTATAGTCACAGCAGATGAGAAGCCCTTTATGGCCTTAATACAATACTGCCTGGgtgtaaaacaagaaaataccCGTGATTCTTCCATGATACTGTTAGCTGCTCCCTCAGCAGATCTGTCAGAATGTCACCCTCTGATCAGGATGCTTGAGGTCTGTACAAATACATAAAGAAAGGAGGTTGTAATATGCAAACAAAATATCTAGACTATTGACTGAGATAATTTATAAAGTTACCTTTATTATCTCCTATTTGAGTTAAAATGGCTTTTCCAGAAATTAAGTTACTGTTGCTGTGTAATGTGGAATGACTAATCTCTCATTGTATGTCTTGCCTTCTTAATGTTGAAACTACTTAACCTTgaaactgctgctgttgcttAACATGGTGTTGATTTAAGGATCTGCTTTCGTTGTTTCAGACGGATGTACAGCTCAGTCAATGGGTCGAAGAGGTGCAGCTAAACTATGATGTCTGTATGGAAAAGGATGTTGACAGAGAAGCGCTCGAACAGATACATTTATACAAGATTCTCTAGGAAAAATTTACTAGTATCCTTATGATACATATTTTGGGCCTAAAATGAATTTGGATTGATTTGTGTGAATAAATCGGGTCAAAATTCATATTGTGGTTAATTTGAATCATATATGtggtttttaatgaaaaagaatcTTTTGAAACAGGTTTTCTTATGGAAGCATTTTATCTCAACAATATTTTGACTTTTAACTAGGAGATATCCTCatggtttattttttgcagaaatGTTAAAAAGAGCATCTACATAGTAATGCTAAAAGAACTTTTGGTCTGCAGCACTGTACCCTGCCAGTGTTTGCTAAATATATCAAACCTGAGAATAGTGAATCTTATTAATGTGAATTATAAGAATGCATTTAGCGTAATGTTACATAAAAGCTGTAGTGCTCTTTCATTTTTGTATAAACCATTTATTATTATCAGTCATAATATTTATTAACAGTATTATCTTTGGTGTTGCTCCTATGGAATTTCTAGCTTTTCTTCCCAGAGTCTGCTTGATAACCAGATTATGTACTGGCATATGTTATGAGGGAGGCAAGTTCATCTATTTAGTTAGTTGTCCTTAAGGTGGgtattaatataaaatactgaAGGACATCGAGGAGCCATGGAGAATTAATACAGCAAGTCCAGGATGATGGAACTCTTTTCCTGCACTTCTGCTGTGGATGGTAGGAAGTGTAATAAGGGGTTAAGAAGCTGAAAATTCTGAACAGGTGTCATGGCTTAGCAGAGGCTTGGTGGTGGCGTAAAACAGTGGAAATTCATAACAGAGCCTCCTCAGAGAGAAAAGATCCACATACGCCCACCACATTTATATTTAGATTTTACGTT
This region of Catharus ustulatus isolate bCatUst1 chromosome 6, bCatUst1.pri.v2, whole genome shotgun sequence genomic DNA includes:
- the LOC116997402 gene encoding uncharacterized protein LOC116997402 isoform X2; translation: MELEAARRAVLAAVRGTRAADLPRLLHWMRNTHDFDELVVSNDDVVLRNIAEDLRNRLPIEAMFTSEHQAVQKIHQHPLPMIHVDAFLYDDDVVDSLCEEGKMSRSYCTECGSYKTASLEFISHSFSLMELKFLYQHVLPDLTGKGYLYSSASQLYGVEMNADFCQLQEMMITKYEFIDRIKVVHADICTQPSLLQKADVVVMNNVFEYFLDRREQARAWEFIACNVRKRGSLLVTVPSLEESLSKLQTDVQLSQWVEEVQLNYDVCMEKDVDREALEQIHLYKIL
- the LOC116997402 gene encoding uncharacterized protein LOC116997402 isoform X1, producing MREGPLPAGAALPHAHVRAADDFDELVVSNDDVVLRNIAEDLRNRLPIEAMFTSEHQAVQKIHQHPLPMIHVDAFLYDDDVVDSLCEEGKMSRSYCTECGSYKTASLEFISHSFSLMELKFLYQHVLPDLTGKVVVDVGSRLGAVLFAGYLYSSASQLYGVEMNADFCQLQEMMITKYEFIDRIKVVHADICTQPSLLQKADVVVMNNVFEYFLDRREQARAWEFIACNVRKRGSLLVTVPSLEESLSKLQTDVQLSQWVEEVQLNYDVCMEKDVDREALEQIHLYKIL
- the LOC116997402 gene encoding uncharacterized protein LOC116997402 isoform X3, yielding MFTSEHQAVQKIHQHPLPMIHVDAFLYDDDVVDSLCEEGKMSRSYCTECGSYKTASLEFISHSFSLMELKFLYQHVLPDLTGKVVVDVGSRLGAVLFAGYLYSSASQLYGVEMNADFCQLQEMMITKYEFIDRIKVVHADICTQPSLLQKADVVVMNNVFEYFLDRREQARAWEFIACNVRKRGSLLVTVPSLEESLSKLQTDVQLSQWVEEVQLNYDVCMEKDVDREALEQIHLYKIL